A single genomic interval of Halalkalibaculum roseum harbors:
- a CDS encoding glycosyltransferase family 4 protein codes for MQKKIKDRKIVVVNQAVNYLTIGLCNAFAEKINKVALITGSIHEQGEKLNEAISVFRINKWEERPAWKKMISYLWGCVQILCLLLTKFRGYEVLFVSLPPMGYLLSIILPNRCSMLIWDVYPDVFKITGMGESHPIYRFWGYLNKIAFKKSHRLFTIGNQMADLLSKYVDKDKILITPIWSIFQSNKRVSKEKNPFVKKQELNGKFIVQYSGNIGLTHNVEVVLELAEMMKNYENILFQIIGRGPRVPYLKSLVNDKGLPNCQFLPFQSDEMFPYSLSAADLGVVILDETTSKGSVPSKSYNLMSFGIPSLYIASKDSELNDYAEKYEHAKCVDHKSLEEAVDFIINLKNDRDFLEEYSENAIEASKYYRRSNADKIVELYLA; via the coding sequence ATGCAGAAAAAAATTAAGGATAGGAAGATTGTAGTGGTAAACCAGGCGGTAAATTATCTTACTATTGGTTTGTGTAATGCGTTTGCTGAAAAAATAAACAAGGTGGCGTTAATTACCGGGAGTATTCATGAGCAAGGGGAAAAGCTGAATGAAGCAATATCTGTTTTCAGAATAAACAAATGGGAAGAAAGACCAGCCTGGAAAAAAATGATTTCCTACCTATGGGGCTGCGTTCAGATTTTATGTTTATTGCTGACTAAATTTCGTGGATATGAGGTATTATTTGTTTCCCTTCCTCCAATGGGCTATCTGTTATCGATAATTTTGCCTAACAGATGCAGTATGCTCATTTGGGATGTCTATCCAGACGTGTTCAAGATAACGGGTATGGGAGAATCACATCCTATTTACAGGTTTTGGGGATACTTAAATAAAATTGCTTTCAAAAAATCTCACCGCCTTTTTACTATAGGAAATCAAATGGCGGATTTACTCTCAAAATATGTTGACAAAGACAAAATTTTAATTACACCTATTTGGTCTATCTTTCAGTCAAATAAAAGGGTAAGTAAAGAAAAAAATCCTTTTGTAAAAAAGCAGGAACTCAATGGAAAGTTTATAGTGCAATATTCTGGCAATATCGGTTTGACACACAATGTAGAAGTAGTCTTGGAATTGGCAGAAATGATGAAAAATTATGAAAATATACTTTTCCAAATTATCGGAAGAGGTCCTAGAGTTCCTTATTTGAAGTCCCTCGTTAATGATAAGGGGTTACCAAACTGCCAGTTTTTACCTTTTCAGTCAGACGAAATGTTTCCCTATTCTCTTTCAGCTGCGGATCTGGGAGTAGTAATACTTGACGAAACCACGTCCAAAGGAAGTGTGCCAAGTAAGTCCTATAATCTTATGAGTTTCGGTATCCCTTCACTGTACATAGCTTCGAAGGATTCTGAACTTAATGACTATGCTGAGAAATATGAACATGCAAAATGCGTAGATCACAAAAGTCTTGAAGAGGCCGTAGATTTTATCATTAATTTAAAGAATGATAGGGATTTTCTAGAAGAATATTCTGAGAATGCTATTGAAGCATCAAAATATTATAGGCGTTCCAATGCAGATAAAATAGTTGAGCTATATTTAGCATGA